The following proteins are co-located in the Anser cygnoides isolate HZ-2024a breed goose chromosome 2, Taihu_goose_T2T_genome, whole genome shotgun sequence genome:
- the DCSTAMP gene encoding dendritic cell-specific transmembrane protein: MENKLLVKFLLVPIFFPHQNRETQHCEDPPCALQEGPFSHYSVRHYQKEMRALVSTAQNVWRVFVSERKPGWKYLMQLFAVCSAVGFLSSLLFFLGIRFSLAHQPLGPLLISGLIWISLSVALCCFKHLRCFSALFLLSCGLREGRNALITAGTGVVVAGNIQNIFHNLKVLADSITCHLEFEQFDLIKYYVEAIKWIYEEAKRSTELPKDILLLNHEFTPSYSISDDALKQELNDTKQEIQRVANQISFMLTILPYIGQKVLPIVGIFLVSFGTALFIKKFVGSHGVKFKNTYITKQFIAFDELQKQQQRPGLLPLSKKERKDYVIIPSFCLTRKERKHMQYFFLPVIVHLCIWLLFAAVDYLFYWLIISVNKHLQELPDLEIELSLFQQRNENNFIIGVREFIVKNDPFKISLFKHNCIPQPELYLSTTWIQLGIIIFFLIFSGLFSGLLTQFKILVSTSFYPDAEIKRIHYLHAKLLKKRAKLQQKTVKKAFARTVNFWFPILKAREAVRKKERTVVHDNVV, translated from the exons tttCAGCCACTACAGTGTCAGGCACTACCAGAAGGAGATGCGAGCACTTGTCTCAACAGCCCAGAATGTCTGGAGAGTTTTTGTATCAGAAAGGAAGCCAGGCTGGAAGTATCTGATGCAGCTTTTTGCTGTTTGCTCTGCAGTTGGCTTCCTTtcaagccttctcttcttccttggCATCCGCTTCTCCCTGGCTCACCAGCCTCTGGGTCCCTTACTGATTTCTGGCCTCATCTGGATCTCACTTTCTGTCGCGCTCTGCTGTTTCAAGCACCTGCGCTGCTTCAGCGCCCTGTTCCTTCTCTCCTGTGGGCTGCGAGAAGGAAGAAACGCCCTTATTACTGCTGGTACGGGTGTCGTGGTGGCTGGCaatatccaaaatatttttcacaacCTGAAGGTTCTGGCAGACAGTATAACCTGCCATTTAGAGTTTGAGCAATTTGACTTGATAAAATATTATGTTGAGGCAATAAAATGGATTTATGAGGAGGCCAAGCGTTCCACTGAACTGCCTAAAGATATACTGTTGCTAAATCATGAGTTTACACCATCTTATTCAATTTCAGATGATGCATTGAAACAAGAGCTAAATgacacaaaacaagaaatccaAAGAGTTGCTAACCAGATATCTTTTATGCTGACTATATTGCCCTATATAGGCCAGAAAGTATTGCCTATAGTAGGGATTTTTCTAGTTTCTTTTGGAACTGCCCTTTTTATCAAAAAATTTGTGGGCTCTCATGGTGTCAAGTTTAAGAATACTTATATCACAAAACAGTTCATTGCATTTGATGAGCttcaaaagcaacagcaaagacCAGGCCTTCTGCCACttagcaaaaaagaaagaaaagattatgTGATAATTCCATCTTTCTGCCTCacaaggaaggagagaaaacacatgcagtatttttttctccctgtaatTGTTCATCTTTGCATCTGGCTTCTGTTTGCTGCAGTagattatttgttttattggctaattatttctgtgaataaacATCTCCAAGAATTACCAGATCTGGAGATTGAGCTCAGCCTCTTTCAGCAA AGGAATGAGAACAACTTCATCATTGGGGTGAGAGAGTTTATTGTAAAGAACGATCCTTTCAAGATCTCCTTGTTTAAGCACAACTGCATCCCTCAACCAGAGCTCTATCTTTCCACGACATGGATCCAGCTTGGAATCATCATCTTCTTCTTAATATTTTCTGGGTTATTCTCTGGCCTTCTGACCcaatttaaaatacttgtgtCAACTTCGTTCTATCCTGATGCTGAGATAAAACGGATACATTATTTGCATGCAAAATTACTCAAGAAAAGAGCAAAGCTACAACAGAAAACTGTGAAGAAAGCGTTTGCTAGAACG GTCAACTTTTGGTTTCCAATACTCAAGGCAAGAGAGGctgtgaggaagaaagaaaggactgTGGTACATGACAATGTGGTGTGA